In Rana temporaria chromosome 3, aRanTem1.1, whole genome shotgun sequence, a single window of DNA contains:
- the LOC120930998 gene encoding olfactory receptor 154-like, protein MYLFITQLSLFDIILSTDILPNLLYIILHDGCTMSLAGCIIQFSFFAHAEASECFLLTVMSYDRYLAICKPLHYNSIMNQSNCIKSVITIWLLGFTMALVDFISLCSLYYCGPNIIHHFFCDYEPILELSCSDTSWIRNQAYVVAFICAVAPFILIVISYISIVLTILKIKSITGRKKAFTTCSSHLTVVCIFYGTLIAVYLIPTKGQLDILNKILSLFYTVMTPLLNPIIYTFRNKDFKKAFEKIKS, encoded by the coding sequence ATGTACCTCTTCATCACCCAACTATCATTGTTTGATATAATTCTCTCTACAGATATTCTTCCCAACCTTCTTTATATCATCTTACATGATGGATGCACCATGTCTCTTGCTGGATGTATCATCCAGTTTTCGTTCTTTGCCCATGCTGAGGCCTCAGAGTGTTTTCTACTGACTGTGATGTCCTATGACCGGTatttggccatctgtaagcctctgCATTACAACTCTATAATGAACCAATCAAATTGCATTAAATCTGTGATTACCATTTGGTTACTAGGATTTACAATGGCATTGGTTGATTTCATATCTTTGTGCAGTTTATACTACTGTGGACCAAACATCATTCATCACTTCTTCTGTGACTATGAACCCATACTTGAGCTTTCCTGCTCCGATACTTCATGGATCCGTAATCAGGCCTATGTCGTAGCATTCATCTGTGCTGTAGCACCTTTTATATTAATTGTTATATCGTATATCTCTATTGTTTTAACCATCCTCAAAATTAAATCAATTACAGGAAGAAAGAAAGCCTTCACCACCTGCAGCTCTCACTTGACCGTAGTGTGCATTTTTTACGGGACGCTGATCGCTGTGTATTTGATTCCAACAAAAGGACAACTAGATATTCTAAACAAGATCCTCTCCCTCTTTTACACTGTAATGACTCCATTGCTGAATCCAATCATATACACATTCAGGAATAAGGACTTTAAAAAagcttttgaaaaaataaaatcataa